GAAGTACGTTTGGTATGTTTCACATTGGTGTGTTAGTTTCGTTGTTGGAGGTGAACTTGCTTCCTCGAATTATCAGTGGGTCTTCGGCTGGTTCGATTATTGCCTCGATTTTATGCTGCCATAGTTACGAGGAGAACAAGATCATTATCCAGTCATTGAGCGAACGGGAGTTtgagatcttcaacagtGGATTGGATGAAGAGGGGATCTTACACGAGAAAAAGAACCAATTTAGGactttgttgaaaagtGTGGGCCACTTTTTGAAGTACGGGACCGTTTTTGAGATGGGGAGCCTTAAGAAGACTATAATTGGATTTGTGGGAGACTTGACATTTAGAGAAGCATACAATAGGACCGGAAAGATTTTGAATATCACGGTTTCACCCGCTTCCTTGCATGAACAAACGAGACTATTAAACTATTTGACAGCACCTAACTGTTTGATTTGGTCTGCAGTTTGTGCTTCATGTTCATTACCTGGGTTCTTTCCATCAACGTCCATCTACGAGAAGAATCCTCGAACAAACAAGATACAGAAATGGAACGGAGACTCTTCTATCAAATTTGTCGATGGATCTGTGGACAATGACTTGCCCATCATGAAACTACTGGAAATGTTCAATGTTGATCACATAATTGCTGTGCAAGTCAATGCTCATGTTGTTCCGTTCCTCAAGATATCGGTAAGTAACCCTGGTGGCTATTTGGAAGACGATTTGActaccaagttcaagggTATATTGAATAATGCCTATGACTTTTTCACCTGCGAATTGATCCATTATTTCCAGATTTTCAATGAGATGGACATATACAAGAACTTGTCCACTaagttgatttccttgTTATCTCAGAGCTATAGTGGAGATATAACAATTCTCCCTAACTACAAGTTGTCTGATTTCACAAAGGTATTTCTGAACCCAACCCCTCAATTCATTGCagatttcatcatcagagGTGCAAggtcaacttggccaaaaatcaccttgatcaacaaccactgtggagttgaatttgagcTTGACAGGGCAATAACTTTGCTCAGAGGGAgaaccatttcttcaaacagCAATTCTACCTTCGGAAACTCGTTGATTGTCAACCCGATTAACTTGGTTCAGTGCAATAATTCGCCCACCACTGAAGAGTGGAACCAGCTCACTACCACAAAATCGTTGGGATCTCTGTCAGCCCGTTGGGATCCTGTCACACCTGATCGTAAACGGGTAAGTTCACTCATGAAGAGTGTTCCAAAAATGAAAAGACACAATTCTGCTTCTGGAAAGCTTCATTCAAAGCAGAGAAATTCCATCAGCAACTTTCAAACCTTTAATACAGGACAGAGGAAGTCGTCAGCGTCCTTATCATCGATGAGCTATAATACTCCCACACCACCCAAGAAGGTGGAGAGAAACGGAACCCAAAGCGATAACGATAAATTGGCAGTGGAGGGACGGATTAGAAAAGCAAAGAGTTCTACTAATTTCAATTCAAGCGCAACTGAAAACACACCTAgtaagaagttgaactaCCAAAGTGATCGTGTTTTGTATTGGGGTAGCGATCCGTATTCCGAAAGTATCATTGACGCTGACTCCAACCAAAGTGGTGGAGAAGCTTTCAAAGAAGGACTGTTTGCAAGCGAGCGGCCTGTGGATTATAGAATCAGCTCCGAGAACTCAGGCGAAGAAGATATCGATGCTTATGACATTGGCACCTTCACTGGAAACGTCACCCCGGAAAAAAGTGAACTCAGAGAAGACTATGACAAACCTAACTTACCCAAGAGATCTCATAACAACTCGTTGACCAATTCATACATTGGGTTGAACCGGCTAAAGGAAGCAAACGTCTCACGCgaacatcaccaatcaCTTGCGTCTGCCGATGTCAGAGTGGCCTTCATGAAAGAAATGGATAACATCGAAAGCGAAGATAGTCACGACGACAAGGAGCAAACTACATCTATCTCAACCAACATTAACGATAAGGAAACCCATTTTGCCGATAAGGTGAATGGCCCCAACTGAGTTCAGTAAGAGTATGTAACACAGGAGTCAAATCAGTCCCAGAGTCAAAGAAATCCCGTTGAAGTACTGTGGCTaattgaacaaaagagGAGATTGGGACGAGCCTGTCACCGCAAAGGTGGCTGCTATGCAGATACGGTGATACCAAATGGAGTAGTTGATATGGTTACCTGTTTAAGCGATGTCGAGCGTTGACAATTAGAAAGACGGATTTCAGGACAAACAAATAGATAGAGGTTAAGAATCAGCAGGGATTCAAACATTCGAAGGAAAAATACGGGACCTCCTAATTAAACTTTGGACCTCCTAATTAAATTTTAGGATGCTGCAATAGATAAGAAAGCTATACTCTTATCATGTGCAAATAGACAGACTAGTCAAGCTTGGGGTTCATGTAGTGCTTGCGCGGGTAGTGTTCTGCACTTCCCAACTCTACTAGAACACCGCTCATAGCATTGTCATTAAAATAATTACTGAGGACATTCGTAATCTCCTTAATGGGGCATTGTTATTATCTGTGGAGCATACCCTTGCCAAGATGAGTATCGCTGCTTGCTCGTTTTTCTTGTCTCAGCGTTGTATTTCGCCTTTTTGATGTACGGCCCCATCACCAAGCATTCCGGATATGACAGGTGGCTGCGAGGTACAGATCGTCGCCTATCTGCATACTGGCCGGAAAACTGCGATCATCGCCTTATTGAACTTAACACATGAAGTGTGGAACGTTGCACACCATGGACTTGGTGAGTCCAGGTGACTCTACAAGAACAACCCAATGAATGATATATCTAGAGTTTATCGTCAAAAAAACCCCCCATTTTGAGACTGAATAACCAACTATTTTTTCTATCTACAGCTGTCTTATCAACCGGGGTTATTTCGATTATAGATAAAAAAAATAATGGAGCCGTGAACCCAGGTGTTGCTAACCATACCGTTCGTTTTCAGTAGATGCGCATGCATCTCAAATCATCCGCCTGTATCACGAGAAATGCGGCCACAATAAACCATATATAAACCCCACAGCCCGCCCGTATTCTTACATCTCAAATCTTTTAACTAGAGTGGCTACCCAAAATGGATAGAGCTAAAAAACTCACTAGTGTGAAAAGTGCCGGACAAAACTTAGACTCTACTTTTGCTGAACATGAAGTTGACTTGAAGGCTATTACCTCAAATCCCGTATCCCTTGGGGCGGTGGGTACTGAATTATCAACCGAACAGAAATACTTCATATTGAAAAGAATGGGTcacaagaacttggaatcAATGGAGGATTTACCTGTGGGCGTGACGTTGATGATTCAGTACATTCAAGATCTTcccattgaagaagccattgagattttgaaaaCTACTATCGTCGAGCACGATGAAGACGTCAACTTCCCAAGTGAGGTGATGGACTTGATTgagaaattggtggagttggccCCAGAGAAGGTCAACAACTCTACAATTTccgagaagttggaaaactctttggaaaagacCGGTGAAGCTGTCAACGTGCACGACACCGACGCTTCGTCTTTAGAAGTTGCTGATGGTAACTACTACGACATCGTTGACTGGGAATTGCAGAGCAAGATCGAGGCTTCCTTGATTGCCTACCACTCTCCTTACCCAGAAATCCGTTCGGTCACCGACTGTTACGATGATCCAACATTGTACGTCGAAACTCCAAGAGTGTACCTTTTGGGATTAATTTGGACAGCCATTGGGGCTTTTGTTAATCAGTTTTTTGCTGAAAGACAACCTTCTATCTCATTGCCATCCTCAGTTGTgcaattgttgttgtatcCTTCGGGTTTGCTTGTTGCAGCTATTTTGCCTAAATGGAAATTCAAGATCTGGAAGTATACTTTTGACTTGAACCCTGGTCCTTGGAACCACAAGGAACAGATGTTGACTACTATTTTCTACTCGGTTTCCAGTGGTACTCCTTACGTGTCTTATAATATCCATGCCCAGAAGGTTAAACAGTTCTATAACAATACTTGGGCTGACTTTGGCTACCAAACTTTGTTGATCTTGTCtaacaacttcttgggtttCGGTTTCGCAGGTATTATGAGAAAGTTTACTATTTACCCAGTTAGGGCTCTTTGGCCATCTGTGTTGCCAACCTTAGCCTTGAACTCAGCTTTGATGAAGccagaaaagaaagaaaaaatcaatggcTGGTCCATTTCAAGATAtaatttcttctttattTGCTTTGCTGCTTCCTTCGTGTATTTCTGGATTCCTGACTACTTATTCTATGCGTTGTCCACCTTCAACTGGATGACTTGGATTGCTccaaacaacttcaacttggctgCTATCACTGGTTCTTCTTATGGGTTAGGAATGAACCCTATTCCAAGTTTTGACTGGAACGTCCTCAATTTCAACTATGCTTTGACTATTCCTTTCTACTCGCAGATTAACCAGTACATTGGACTGATTTTAGGTTTCTTCTCGATCATAGGTGTGTTTTGGACCAATAAGTACTGGTCTGGATACTTGCCATTGAACTCTTCGTCTTTGTTCACGAACACTGCTGAAGTCTATGATGTCAAAGCTATAGTTGACTCCAAATCTCTTTTCGATCATGAAAAATACATGGAGGTTGGCCCTCCGTACTATTCTGCTGCTAACTTGGTTCTTTACGGGGCTTTCTTTGCCATCTACCCATTTGCCATTATCTACGAATGctttatcaacttcacTCCAATGAAGAATGCCTTATTCAGTTTAGGAACTtctatcaagaacatcagaAGATCGACTtttgaaggtttcaatGATCCTCACACccagatgatgaagaagtacaaAGAAGTTCCCGACTGGTGTTTCCTCGTGGTATTGTTGATtgctttgattttggctATTATTTGTGTAAAGGTGTACCCAGCTCAAACTCCTGTTTGGGGTCTTTTCTTTACTCTTGGTATCAACtttgttttcttgattCCTTTGACTGCTGTCTTCTCCACTACTGGTTATCAATTCGGTCTTAATGTGTTGGTTGAATTGATCATTGGATATGCAATCCCTGGTAACGGTTTggccttgaacttcttgaaagcCTTTGGTTACAATATTAACGGTCAAGCCCAGAACTATATTTCTGATCAAAAGATGGGTCATTATGCCAAGCTTCCTCCAAGAGCCATGTTCAGATGTCAAATGTTGTCGATGTTTGTTGCTTCAttcatttctttggccaCTATGAACTTCACCATTAACCACATCAAGGGCTATTGTGATGctttgcaaccacaaaagTTTACCTGTCCAAACTCCAAGGTTTTCTACAACGCTTCTATTTTATGGGGTGTTATTGGACCAAAGAAGGTTTTCAATGGTTTATATCCATTGTTGCAATACTGTTTCTTGATCGGTGCATTATTGCCCATTCCTTGtatcttgttcaagaaatatGGTCCAAAGAAGGTGACAAAGTACTTCCAACCAACTTTGATCATTGGGGGTTTCTTAGTTTACGCTCCTTATAACTTGTCCTACTACACTGGAGGAGTTTACCTTTCGTTTTTCTTTATGCTGTATATCAAGAAGCGGTACTTATCGTGGTGGGAGAA
Above is a window of Yamadazyma tenuis chromosome 1, complete sequence DNA encoding:
- the TGL5 gene encoding Lipase 5 (COG:I; EggNog:ENOG503NU26), with product MSSASNGYQLNSDISDLIEEIIEKFDRPPTYNSIFNKSGEYKTTTSAISGTILSYAQSIPILNKLFPITNEKQQLTNSLLEQQKLATTYSKWYDVSLQLDELMGNNAWKSNPESPYYDFELIHHNINEMRTARLNRDYKLLLYLIRTKWVRNFGNIGDVSLYKSSFVGTKKLIEDYITECKLSLDYLVNGSDVDLDDRYLLGMLIQTRKNIGRTALVLSGGSTFGMFHIGVLVSLLEVNLLPRIISGSSAGSIIASILCCHSYEENKIIIQSLSEREFEIFNSGLDEEGILHEKKNQFRTLLKSVGHFLKYGTVFEMGSLKKTIIGFVGDLTFREAYNRTGKILNITVSPASLHEQTRLLNYLTAPNCLIWSAVCASCSLPGFFPSTSIYEKNPRTNKIQKWNGDSSIKFVDGSVDNDLPIMKLSEMFNVDHIIAVQVNAHVVPFLKISVSNPGGYLEDDLTTKFKGILNNAYDFFTCELIHYFQIFNEMDIYKNLSTKLISLLSQSYSGDITILPNYKLSDFTKVFSNPTPQFIADFIIRGARSTWPKITLINNHCGVEFELDRAITLLRGRTISSNSNSTFGNSLIVNPINLVQCNNSPTTEEWNQLTTTKSLGSSSARWDPVTPDRKRVSSLMKSVPKMKRHNSASGKLHSKQRNSISNFQTFNTGQRKSSASLSSMSYNTPTPPKKVERNGTQSDNDKLAVEGRIRKAKSSTNFNSSATENTPSKKLNYQSDRVLYWGSDPYSESIIDADSNQSGGEAFKEGSFASERPVDYRISSENSGEEDIDAYDIGTFTGNVTPEKSELREDYDKPNLPKRSHNNSLTNSYIGLNRLKEANVSREHHQSLASADVRVAFMKEMDNIESEDSHDDKEQTTSISTNINDKETHFADKVNGPN
- a CDS encoding uncharacterized protein (COG:T; EggNog:ENOG503NUA6), whose amino-acid sequence is MDRAKKLTSVKSAGQNLDSTFAEHEVDLKAITSNPVSLGAVGTELSTEQKYFILKRMGHKNLESMEDLPVGVTLMIQYIQDLPIEEAIEILKTTIVEHDEDVNFPSEVMDLIEKLVELAPEKVNNSTISEKLENSLEKTGEAVNVHDTDASSLEVADGNYYDIVDWELQSKIEASLIAYHSPYPEIRSVTDCYDDPTLYVETPRVYLLGLIWTAIGAFVNQFFAERQPSISLPSSVVQLLLYPSGLLVAAILPKWKFKIWKYTFDLNPGPWNHKEQMLTTIFYSVSSGTPYVSYNIHAQKVKQFYNNTWADFGYQTLLILSNNFLGFGFAGIMRKFTIYPVRALWPSVLPTLALNSALMKPEKKEKINGWSISRYNFFFICFAASFVYFWIPDYLFYALSTFNWMTWIAPNNFNLAAITGSSYGLGMNPIPSFDWNVLNFNYALTIPFYSQINQYIGSILGFFSIIGVFWTNKYWSGYLPLNSSSLFTNTAEVYDVKAIVDSKSLFDHEKYMEVGPPYYSAANLVLYGAFFAIYPFAIIYECFINFTPMKNALFSLGTSIKNIRRSTFEGFNDPHTQMMKKYKEVPDWCFLVVLLIALILAIICVKVYPAQTPVWGLFFTLGINFVFLIPLTAVFSTTGYQFGLNVLVELIIGYAIPGNGLALNFLKAFGYNINGQAQNYISDQKMGHYAKLPPRAMFRCQMLSMFVASFISLATMNFTINHIKGYCDALQPQKFTCPNSKVFYNASILWGVIGPKKVFNGLYPLLQYCFLIGALLPIPCILFKKYGPKKVTKYFQPTLIIGGFLVYAPYNLSYYTGGVYLSFFFMSYIKKRYLSWWEKYNYVLSGSLDAGIAFSGIIIFFAVFYHDKSISWWGNNVIYGGVEGSSVGRLDVATLPGGTFGLAPSDYP